Genomic window (Nitrospirales bacterium LBB_01):
TTTTAAAATCATATTCATCCATTATATTTTTCAAATCATCAAGGGAGTTCAGATCAAGAATAGTTTTAGCTATCCACAGAGCGTCATGAACGTCTCTGAGGCCGCCCTGGGACTCTTTAACGTTAGGCTCCAGCATGAAAGGAGACGTGCCGTATTTCTCAAGTCGTTTGCGCATTTCGTTGACTCTGTCGGTAAAGTAGGCGCGTTTTCCTCTGCTTAAAACCTCAATATGTATTTTTTCATAAAACACCTTTGAAAACAATTTGTTTCCAGTAAGAAACCTGCCGTCAAGAAGCGATGTTCGGGTTCTCAGATCAAGCCGCGATTCCTCAACACATTCGCTCACAGTTCTAACAGAGTGACTGATGTTTATGCGCTCGTTTAAGAGTTTATAGTAAAACTCCTCGACAATGGCTATCTGAGCAGGGTCAGCTCTGTCTTCAATCAGAAACATTAAGTCCACATCGGAATAAGGAGCAAGCTCAGCCCTGCCATAACCTCCAATAGCAAACACAGCCACGGGCTGATCAAAGATACCGTCAGGCGCCGCTTCTTTGATAAAGTCATCCATAAGTGCGCTGTGACGCTTGACTATTTCAAGTCCACCACATCCTTTGGATAACATTTCTCTGAGTTCGTTTAAAAAGTCCATATATCAGGTCAAATAGTATTTTACCACATTATGGCTAAATGTGTGGATTGAAAAGAACAGGATGATTTTGGTTTAAAACTACAAATGATCGTTTAAGGCTTTGGAATTACAAGGTCCTTACATATTTTCCTTATCTGTAAGTTGACGATTAACCTCTAATATAAGTATGACAGCCTCCTCCAGATTTCTCTTTGTCTCCTCCAGAGTCGCTCCCTGAGTGTTAGCTCCCGGAAGCTCTTCTATATAACCAATATATCCATACTGGGATTTACGATAAATTGCTGTTAGTTTCTCTTTCAAAGTATCTTATTATATCAAATTTTTTAAACTAAAGAGAATCTCATTTTTTTAAGCGATGATTCCCATCTACTTCTAAAAATGTCTGATTCTTTTTTAAGACGATGTCTTTTTTCGCCGGTGATTTCATATCCTCTGCTTTTAGACTCATAGTGATAAAGCTCGCACTCAGGAGTCCATACTGTATTTAATCCAAGTGCATTTAACCGTAAACATAGGTCAACATCGTTATAGGCGATACTAAGGTTTTCATCAAAGCCGTTAATTTGGTCAAACAGCTCTCTCCTTACCATAAGACAGGCGCCGGTTACGGCA
Coding sequences:
- a CDS encoding type II toxin-antitoxin system HicB family antitoxin, which gives rise to MKEKLTAIYRKSQYGYIGYIEELPGANTQGATLEETKRNLEEAVILILEVNRQLTDKENM